The proteins below come from a single Streptomyces sp. M92 genomic window:
- the pitH gene encoding low-affinity phosphate transporter PitH gives MDTFALVVTIGVALFFTYTNGFHDSANAIATSVSTRALTPRAALAMAAVMNLAGAFLGSGVAKTVSEGLIETPEGSKGMGILFAALVGAIVWNLITWYFGLPSSSSHALFGGMVGAALAGSTTVYWHGVVDKIVIPMFVSPVVGLIAGYLVMTAIMWIFRRANPHKAKRGFRIAQTVSAAGMALGHGLQDAQKTMGIVVMALVIADVEDYGDPIPVWVKIACALMLSAGTYAGGWRIMRTLGRKIIELDPPQGFAAETTGASIMFGSAFLFHAPISTTHVITSSIMGVGATKRVNAVRWGVARNIIVGWFITMPAAAVVAAVSFWVVNLVFL, from the coding sequence ATGGACACCTTCGCTCTGGTCGTGACCATCGGGGTCGCGCTCTTCTTCACGTACACCAACGGTTTCCACGACTCGGCGAACGCGATCGCGACGTCCGTGTCGACGCGTGCGCTGACGCCCCGCGCGGCGCTCGCGATGGCCGCCGTCATGAATCTCGCCGGCGCGTTCCTCGGCTCCGGGGTCGCCAAGACCGTCAGCGAGGGACTGATCGAGACGCCCGAGGGCTCGAAGGGGATGGGGATCCTCTTCGCGGCGCTCGTGGGCGCGATCGTCTGGAACCTCATCACCTGGTACTTCGGGCTGCCGTCCTCGTCCTCGCACGCGTTGTTCGGCGGGATGGTGGGGGCCGCGCTGGCCGGGAGCACGACCGTGTACTGGCACGGGGTCGTCGACAAGATCGTCATTCCGATGTTCGTGTCGCCGGTGGTCGGCCTGATCGCCGGTTACCTGGTGATGACGGCCATCATGTGGATCTTCCGGCGGGCCAACCCGCACAAGGCGAAGCGGGGTTTCCGTATCGCGCAGACGGTGTCCGCGGCGGGCATGGCGCTGGGGCACGGTCTGCAGGACGCCCAGAAGACCATGGGCATCGTGGTGATGGCGCTGGTCATCGCCGATGTCGAGGACTACGGTGATCCCATTCCGGTGTGGGTGAAGATCGCGTGTGCGCTGATGCTGTCCGCGGGGACGTACGCGGGGGGCTGGCGGATCATGCGGACGCTGGGTCGGAAGATCATCGAGCTGGACCCGCCGCAGGGGTTCGCCGCGGAGACGACGGGGGCGTCGATCATGTTCGGGTCGGCGTTTCTTTTCCACGCGCCGATCTCGACTACGCATGTCATTACGTCGTCGATCATGGGTGTGGGAGCCACGAAGCGGGTGAATGCCGTGCGGTGGGGGGTTGCGCGGAACATCATCGTGGGGTGGTTCATCACGATGCCGGCGGCCGCGGTGGTGGCGGCGGTGTCGTTCTGGGTGGTCAATCTGGTGTTCCTGTAG
- the pstB gene encoding phosphate ABC transporter ATP-binding protein PstB yields MAKRIDVSGLNAYYGSFLAIEDISMTVEPRSVTAFIGPSGCGKSTFLRTLNRMHEVTPGGRVDGKVMLDDENLYGPGIDPVAVRREVGMVFQRPNPFPTMSVYDNVAAGLKLNGKYKKSQMDDVVEKSLRGANLWNEVKDRLNKPGSGLSGGQQQRLCIARAIAVEPNVLLMDEPCSALDPISTLAIEDLIGELKERFTIVIVTHNMQQAARVSDRTAFFNLAAVGQPGKLIEIDETERIFSNPSVQATEDYISGRFG; encoded by the coding sequence ATGGCCAAGCGCATAGACGTCAGCGGCCTCAACGCCTACTACGGCTCCTTCCTGGCCATCGAGGACATCTCGATGACCGTCGAGCCCCGCTCCGTGACCGCCTTCATCGGCCCCTCCGGCTGCGGCAAGTCGACCTTCCTGCGCACGCTCAACCGCATGCACGAGGTCACGCCCGGCGGCCGCGTCGACGGCAAGGTCATGCTGGACGACGAGAACCTCTACGGCCCCGGCATCGACCCGGTGGCGGTGCGCCGCGAGGTCGGCATGGTCTTCCAGCGCCCGAACCCGTTCCCGACCATGTCGGTGTACGACAACGTCGCGGCCGGCCTGAAGCTCAACGGCAAGTACAAGAAGTCCCAGATGGACGACGTCGTCGAGAAGTCGCTGCGCGGCGCCAACCTCTGGAACGAGGTGAAGGACCGCCTGAACAAGCCGGGCTCCGGCCTCTCCGGCGGTCAGCAGCAGCGCCTGTGCATCGCCCGCGCCATCGCGGTCGAGCCGAACGTCCTGCTCATGGACGAGCCCTGCTCCGCCCTGGACCCGATCTCCACCCTCGCCATCGAGGACCTGATCGGCGAGCTGAAGGAGCGCTTCACGATCGTCATCGTGACGCACAACATGCAGCAGGCGGCGCGCGTCTCCGACCGCACGGCGTTCTTCAACCTGGCGGCGGTCGGCCAGCCCGGCAAGCTGATCGAGATCGACGAGACGGAGCGCATCTTCTCCAACCCGTCGGTCCAGGCCACGGAGGACTACATCTCCGGCCGCTTCGGCTAG
- the pstA gene encoding phosphate ABC transporter permease PstA, whose product MSHTRLADNASGRLPSSLRGATLPKWFPWAVAAGSVALGLGISAAAGLQSSVQWALIAAALFVLGSYAISAKVEGGRQAKDRIATSLVWVAFLLAVVPLASLVWETAERGVKVFDGYFLTHSMGVVADSEPGGGIYHALLGTLEQVGIATAISVPLGVLTAIYLVEYGRGKLAKAVTFFVDVMTGIPSIVAGLFILSLWIVILDMGYSGLAGSLALCILMVPVVVRSTEEMLKLVPNELREASLALGVPKWRTILKVVIPTSIGGITTGVMLAVARITGETAPVLLLVWGTSFINSNPFSDPQASLPMYIYLQYGAGFDASHDRAWAAALTLIAFIMILNLAARLIARWKAPQTGR is encoded by the coding sequence ATGAGCCACACACGCCTCGCCGACAACGCCTCCGGGCGTCTGCCCAGCTCGCTGCGCGGTGCGACCCTGCCCAAGTGGTTCCCCTGGGCGGTCGCCGCGGGCTCCGTCGCCCTGGGCCTCGGCATCAGCGCCGCGGCCGGCCTGCAGAGCTCCGTCCAGTGGGCACTGATCGCCGCCGCCCTCTTCGTCCTCGGCTCCTATGCCATCTCGGCCAAGGTCGAGGGCGGGCGCCAGGCCAAGGACCGGATCGCGACCAGCCTGGTCTGGGTCGCGTTTCTCCTGGCCGTCGTCCCGCTCGCGTCCCTCGTCTGGGAGACCGCCGAGCGGGGTGTGAAGGTCTTCGACGGCTACTTCCTCACCCACTCGATGGGCGTGGTCGCCGACTCCGAGCCGGGCGGAGGCATCTACCACGCCCTCCTCGGCACCCTGGAGCAGGTCGGCATCGCGACCGCCATCTCCGTGCCGCTCGGTGTGCTCACCGCGATCTACCTGGTCGAATACGGGCGCGGCAAGCTGGCCAAGGCAGTCACCTTCTTCGTCGACGTGATGACGGGCATCCCCTCGATCGTCGCCGGTCTGTTCATCCTCAGCCTGTGGATCGTCATCCTGGACATGGGCTACTCCGGCCTTGCCGGGTCCCTCGCCCTGTGCATCCTGATGGTCCCGGTCGTCGTCCGCTCCACCGAGGAGATGCTCAAGCTCGTACCGAACGAGCTGCGCGAAGCCTCCCTCGCGCTGGGCGTGCCGAAGTGGCGCACCATCCTCAAGGTGGTGATACCGACGTCCATCGGCGGCATCACCACCGGCGTGATGCTCGCTGTCGCCCGCATCACCGGCGAGACGGCCCCCGTGCTGCTGCTGGTCTGGGGTACGAGCTTCATCAACTCGAACCCCTTCTCGGACCCGCAGGCGTCCCTGCCGATGTACATCTACCTGCAGTACGGCGCCGGCTTCGACGCCTCGCACGACCGTGCCTGGGCAGCGGCCCTGACACTCATCGCGTTCATCATGATCCTCAACCTCGCGGCGCGCCTCATCGCGCGCTGGAAGGCCCCGCAGACCGGTCGCTGA